The Pannonibacter sp. XCT-53 sequence GGCCCAGGCCGACCACGCCGGTGAGCAGCACCGGCCAGAGCCGGTGTTGCTCGCCCGGGACGGCGGCCGCTGCCTCACTTTCCAGCGAAACCGTCAACGAGCTTCTCCACGGCGCGGATGTTGCGGGGGCCAGGCGTCGCCTCGACATATTCGAGCACCACGAAGCGGTCATTCTTCACGGCATCGACATTGGCGAAGGCCGGGTTGGCCTTGAGGAAGGCGATCTTCTGCTCGGCGGTGACGTTGCCGTAGTTCACGATCACGATCACTTCCGGGTTGCGGTCGACCACGGGCTCCCAGGCGACGGTGGCCCAGCTCTTGTCCAGGTCATCCATGATGTTCTTGCCGCCGGCAGCCTCGATCAGCGCGGTCGGCATGGCGTAGCGGCCGGCGGTGAAGGGGGTGTCCTCGCCGCTGTCATAGACGAAGACGCGCAAGGGATTGGACTTGTCGACCTTGGCGGTGGCCTCGGCCAGCTTTGCCTCGTAACCGGCGACCAATTCCTTTGCCTTGTTCTCGACGCCGAAGATGCGGCCGAGGTTGAGCAGGTCGTTGTACATGTCGGCCATGGAGATCTTCTCCTTCGGGCCGATATGGATGCAGCTTTCGGTGAGCTCGTAGACCTGGATGCCGAAGGGGGCGAGGGTCTCGGGCGTGACCTCGCCGCCGACCTTCATGCCGTAGTTCCAGCCAGCGAAATAGAAGTCGGCCTCGGCGCCGAGCAGCACTTCCTTGGTCGGGTATTTTTCCGAAAGCTCGGG is a genomic window containing:
- a CDS encoding ABC transporter substrate-binding protein gives rise to the protein MRLKLALAAFLLSTVAAAAYPVTVKSCNRDVTFEAAPKRAISNDVNLTEMMLVLGLTDRMAGYTGVSGWKTLDEEMRKGVTELPELSEKYPTKEVLLGAEADFYFAGWNYGMKVGGEVTPETLAPFGIQVYELTESCIHIGPKEKISMADMYNDLLNLGRIFGVENKAKELVAGYEAKLAEATAKVDKSNPLRVFVYDSGEDTPFTAGRYAMPTALIEAAGGKNIMDDLDKSWATVAWEPVVDRNPEVIVIVNYGNVTAEQKIAFLKANPAFANVDAVKNDRFVVLEYVEATPGPRNIRAVEKLVDGFAGK